From the genome of Phycicoccus duodecadis:
CCAGGGCGTCGGCGACCGCGCGACGGGTGGGGCCGAGGGCGGGGAAGGACCAGGTGTCCGGGTCGGCCGGCCGCCCGCGCGGGCGGTTCCACTTCGACTCCGACGGAGGGAGCAGGATCAGCACCGGCCCAGCGTACGGAGGTTAGGTTGGGTCTCATGCCGCGTCCCAGGATCGTGCTCCGCCCCGTCGACGTCGACACCGACCGGGGGGTCGAGGGCGCGCTGCGGGCGCGTTACGCCGCCATCCGCGCCGAGCTCGGGATCGACGGCCCGTACCCGCCCGACGCGCTCGCCGAGGCCGAGGCGGTGGCGGCATCCCCGCCCGACCCTCCGGGCCGCGACGAGACCGACGTCCCCTACGTGACGATCGACCCGCCCGGTTCGATGGACCTCGACCAGGCGCTGCACATCGAGCGTGATGGCGACGGCCACCGGGTGCGGTACGCCATCGCCGACGTCCCGTCGTTCGTGGCCCTCGACGGCGCCCTCGACCGGGTCACCCGCGAGCGCGGGCAGACCGTCTACTGCCCCGACGAGCGGGTGCCGCTGCATCCGCCGGTGCTGTCGGAGGCGGCGGCCAGCCTGCTGCCGGGCGAGGTGCGGCCCGCCTTCGTGTGGGACCTGCGGCTCGACGGCGCGGGCGTGCTCACGGCCTCCGAAGTGCACCGTGCCCTCGTCCGCAGCACCCAGCGGCTCGACTACGCCGGGGTGCAGCGGGGCGTCGACGACGGCTCGGGCGACCCGATGCTGCTCCTGCTCAAGGAGGTGGGGGAGCGTCGCATCGCCCAGGAGAAGGCCCGCGGTGGCGCCAACCTGCCGATGCCCGAGCAGGAGGTCGCCCAGCGGCCCGACGGCGGCTTCACCCTCGAGTTCCGCCCGCCGGTGCCGGCCGAGGAGTGGAACGCCCAGCTGTCGCTCCTCACCGGGATGGCCGCCGCCGCGATGATGCTGGAGGCCGGGGTCGGCATCCTGCGCACCATGCCGGCGCCCACCGAGGATGCCGTGGCGCGCTTCCGTCGGGCCGCTCGCGGCCTCGGGGTCGACTGGCCGCAGGGGGTGACCTACGGCGACCTGGTGCGCGGGCTGGACCGCACGGACCCGCACCACCTCGCGCTCATCCATGAGGCGACCTCGCTGTTCCGCGGCGCCGGCTACACCGCCTTCGACGGCACCCCGCCCGAGCAGCGCGAGCACGCCGCCGTCGCCGCCCCGTACGCCCACGTCACCGCCCCGCTGCGGCGCCTCGTCGACCGGTTCGGGCTGGTCGTCTGCGAGGCCGTCGGCCGGGGGGCGCCGGTGCCGGCCGGCATCCGCGAGGCCCTGCCGCTGGTGCCCGAGCTGATGACGGCGTCCGACCGGGTGGCGCGTGCGGCCGAGCGGGCCTGCGCCGACGCCACCGAGGCCGCGGTGCTCGCCGGGCGCGAGGGGCAGACCCTGGAGGCGGTGGTCGTCGACCATCTCGAGAAGGGGATGGAGGTCCAGCTCGTCGACCTGCCGGTGCTGGCCAAGGTCACCGGCGATCGCGCCGCCCTCGGCAGCGCCGTCACGGTGCGCGTCGAGAAGGTCGACCTGGCCGCGGGGTCGGTCGTGCTCACCCCGGCCTGAGGCCGGCGCCGGGCGTCGCCCGGCGGCCCCTACACTGGGCGCGGACGAGTCGGGCGGACGGTCGCGTCGGTGGGCAACCACCGCCGAGGAAGGTCCGGGCTCCGAAGGGCAGGATGGTGGCCAACAGCCACCCGGGGTGACCCGCGGGACAGTGCCACAGAGAACAGACCGCCCCGGCCGCGCGAGCGGGCGGGGTAAGGGTGAAACGGTGGTGTAAGAGACCACCAGCGGCCTGGGTGACCAGGTCGGCTCGGTAAACCCCATCCGGAGCAAGCCCAGACAGTGTGCGTTCGAGGGCGGCCCGTCCGAGCACACGGGTAGGGCGCTGGAGGTGGTCGGTAACGGCCACCCGAGATGGATGACCGTCACCGCGTCACCGGCAACGGCGGCGCGGGACAGAACCCGGCCTACAGCCCGACTCGTCCACCCCCACGGGGATGGCCTCTCCCTCCCGCCTTCGGGCTCTCGCGGAGCGGCTCAGTACGCCGCGTGAGAGTGCCGGAGCCGACGGGTCGGGCTCTTGCCGCGGCGAGGGGGCGGTCGGATACTGCGGTATGGGCCTTCTCGATGTGCTGCGGGACCTGGTGGCGGCGACCGGTCGCGCGCTCCAGCAGCGGGAGGAGGACGGCTGCGCCATCCCGTGGCAACCCCACGCGTTGGCACCGGTGTTCTGGGGAGTCCACCACGTCGGCCCGCCGGTGGTCGCACCCATGGCGTCGGCTCGGGTCCCCACGGACGAGCCGGGCACCGACCGCCGGCCGGACGAGGTGCAGGGCACCGCGAGGGCGACGGCGACCTTGGACCCGGGGGGTCTGCACGCAGGGATCTTTCCGCCGACGTCGATGAGCATCCTGTTCCCGTCGATCGACGGCAGTCCCCAGAACGCCCAGATCCTGCATCGCTGTGGCGCCTACCCGCTCGTGGTGCTCCTGCACGGTGAGTGCAAGGCGGCCCAGGACACCCACTACCTCGCCTGGGCGAACAGCCCGTTGGCCATGCAGCTCGCACGGGCGGGCTACGTCGTGGTGGTTCCCCGGCTCTCGGGCCGGGCTGCATCCGAGGCGGAGGTGGCGCTGGTCCGGTCGGTGATGCGGTGGGTCCGGACGCGGTGGGTGCATGGCGGGCTCGTCGCTGCTGCGCCCGCGACGGTGATGGTCGGGCACTCGCGGGGCAGCGTCCTGGCCGGGCTGGTCGCCGCCGACCAGGGCGTCCAGGCCTACGTCTCCCTCAGCGGCGACTGGCACGGGTCCTTCGGCGACCCGACGGAGGCTCAGCGCGCGATCGCCGCTCCCATGCTGTTCGTCAAGGATGCGAGCGAGGGGGATGTCGACCTCGGCCGGTTCCAGGAGCTGCCCCTGCCCCGCTACCGGGCGGTCCTGACGGGAGGGGGTCACTACGACTACCTGATGCCGCACAGCTCCCCGTGCGCCGCGCAGCGAGGCCCGTGCCTCGAGACGCCCTCTGTCGCTGCCGACCTGGTGACGATGTTCCTAGGGCGTTGGGCGCCCGCGGCCCAGGCTCAGGGGATGGCCCAGCAGGTCCCTGGCAACCTGGTCCGCGGCTTGGGTCCCCTCACGGTGCAGCAGCAGTTCTACGCGGGCGCCTATCTCAGCTCCTTCGGCGGCCCGCTCGGGGCGGGCTGCGGGTTCCAGATGACGTACCAGATCCCCGGTCACGACCAGGAGGCGGTCTCGTTCTGATCGCGGCTGCGCCCTCTCCCGGCTGGGTGGTCTCCTCGGCGCCTACGCGCGCCCGATCGTGAAGGCCGTGATGAAGCCGAGGGTGGCGAGGAGCCCGGCGTAGAGGTGGGTCCGCTCGAACGCCTCGGGGATCATGGTGTCGGCGATCATCGCCAGGATGGCGCCGGCCGCCACCGCGGTGATGACCGCGATGGTCTCGGGGGCGGCGCCGTCGAGGAGGAGGACGCCGAGCAGCCCGGCCAGGCCGCTGGCGACGGCGATCCCGACCCAGACCCCGAAGACGTACCGGATGCTGCGCCCGTTGGACTTCATCCCCGCGGCGCTGGACAGCCCCTCGGGCAGGTTGCTGATGAAGATGGCGGCCAGCACCGGCACGCCGACGCCCCCACCACCCAGGAGGGACAACCCGAGCACGACCGACTCCGGGATGCCGTCGAGGAGCGCGCCGATCGCGATGGCGGCGCCGCTGCCCTCCTGCTCGTCCTCGGAGGGCTGCTGCTCACCGGAGCGCTTGCGGTGTCGCGCCCCGCGGCGCGCCAGCAGCACGTTGGCGGCCACATAGACGGCCGCACCGCCGAGGAAGCCGCCGATGGTGGGGACCAGGCCCCCGGTCGTCTCGGCCTCGTCGACGAGGTCGAAAGCCAGCGCCGAGATCAGCACCCCGGCACCGAACGCCATGATCCCGGCGATGACCTTCTGGGGGACGTGGACGAACCAGGCGACCAGCGCCCCGACGACGAGCGCGCCGCCGGCGAGCAGCCCCCACATCCCGGCTTGGACTGCGACGTTCACGGGGCTCACTCCTTGCCTGCGGGTGCGGATGCTCGGGGGACGAGCGCGACCGGCCCAGGGGGCGTCGCGCGGGGGTCTCCCTCCGACCTTACGGCCGGGCCGCCGCTCGACCGGCGGTCGGGTCCGCCGGGTCCGGGCGGGGCCTGCGAACGGGCGGTTCTCGGACCCACGGCGCATGGATCCGGTCTCCGGCGGTTATGTTGCACCTTCCATCACCTCGGCAGCCAGGAGCAGCGCAGTGACCCCGGACCCCGCCACCGACCTCGCGGCGGCGCGTGAGCTCGTCATGTCCGCGACGCGGGAGCTCGACGGCGGCACCGTGCGTGACCTCCTCCTCGACGCGCTGCTGGCCTCCGGGGTCGACGCCACGGTCACCCGCGTGATCATGCCCGTGCTCAAGCAGGTCGGCGACGACTGGGAGGCCGGGCGGCTCGGCGTGGTGCACGAGCACTTCGTCTCCAGCGCCTTCCGCGGCGTCCTCGGCGAGCTGCGACTGCCGGTGCAGGGCGCGCAGGCGCGCACGGTCGTGCTGGCCTGCCCCCCGAAGGAGCTGCACGACCTCCCGCTCGAGCTGTTCGGGGCCATGCTGCACGCCCGGTGGTGGCGGGTGGTCAGCCTGGGCGCCAACTCCCCGATGACGGCGGTCGGTGAGGCCGCCCGCTTCCTCAAGGCCGACGCCTGCGTGCTCGCCGGGGTCCGCCGCTCCTCCTTCGAGGCGCGCCTGCCCTCGCTGGCCCGGCTGGGCCGGACCGTCCCGCTCTTCATCGCGGGCGCGGGCGCCGCCGGTCTCACCGAGGTCCCGGCCGGGGTCACCGTGCTCCCCGACGACCTGGTCGAGGCGGCCGAGATCGTCGACGCCGCCGTCCGGGCCGACGCCGACGTCCCGACCATCGATCACCGCAGCGAGCCCGCCGTCGGCTGACGCCCGACCACGGCGCCCCACGCGTGCGGCCCGGCCCCTAGCGTGGGCCCATGCGCATCACCCACCTCGGCCACGCCTGCCTCCTCGTCGAGATCGCCGACGCCCGCGTCCTCATCGACCCCGGCACCTTCGCCGACGGGTTCTCCGACGTGCGTGACCTGGACGCCGTCGTCGTCACCCACCAGCACCCCGACCACCTCGACCCCGAGCGGGTCGGCGACCTGCTGCGGGCCAACGCCGGGGCGCGGGTGCTGAGCGACCCGGGCAGCGTCGACGTCCTGGCGGGGCTGGGCGTCGAGGCCGAGGCGCACCGCGGGCCGACCACCGTCGGTGCGGTCACCCTCACCCCGGTCGGCGACACCCACGCCCTCATCCACGAGGACATCCCGCGCATCCCCAACGTCGGCGTGCGCCTCGACGCCGACGGTGAGCCCAGCGTGTTCCACCCCGGCGACGCCCTCGACGGGCAGCCCGGCTCCGTCGACGTGCTCGCGTTCCCGCTGCAGGCCCCGTGGGCCCGCAGCCGCGAGATGACGGCCTTCCTGCGCCGCCTCGACGCCCCGCACGCCGTGCCCGTGCACGACGGGCTGCTGCAGCCGCGCGGCCGCGCCCTCTACCTGGGCCAGGCCGCGCAGCTGGGCGGGCCGAACACCCGCATCCACGACCTCGCCGGCCGGGGCGCCACGGAGTTCCGCGCCGGGGAGTGAGGCGTCAGCCGGTGTGCCGGCCGTGCCGTCGCTGCGAGGCGGCGGCCAGCACCGCAGCGCCGATGATGCCGGCCTTGTTCTTCAGGGTCGCCGGGATGATCGGGGTGCGGATGTCGAGCAGCGGCAGGAACTCGTCGGCGTCCTTGGAGACCCCGCCCCCGACGACGAACAGGTCGGGCCACATGAGGTCCTCGAGGTGGCGGTAGTACAGCTGCAGGCGCTCGGCCCACTCGGCGTAGCTGAGGCCCTCGCGGGTCTTGGCCGAGCTCGCGGTGCGCGGCTCGGCGTCGGAGCCACCGATCTCGAGGTGCCCGAGCTCGGAGTTCGGCACCAGGACACCCTGGTTGAAGATGGCGGTGCCGATGCCG
Proteins encoded in this window:
- a CDS encoding RNB domain-containing ribonuclease — translated: MPRPRIVLRPVDVDTDRGVEGALRARYAAIRAELGIDGPYPPDALAEAEAVAASPPDPPGRDETDVPYVTIDPPGSMDLDQALHIERDGDGHRVRYAIADVPSFVALDGALDRVTRERGQTVYCPDERVPLHPPVLSEAAASLLPGEVRPAFVWDLRLDGAGVLTASEVHRALVRSTQRLDYAGVQRGVDDGSGDPMLLLLKEVGERRIAQEKARGGANLPMPEQEVAQRPDGGFTLEFRPPVPAEEWNAQLSLLTGMAAAAMMLEAGVGILRTMPAPTEDAVARFRRAARGLGVDWPQGVTYGDLVRGLDRTDPHHLALIHEATSLFRGAGYTAFDGTPPEQREHAAVAAPYAHVTAPLRRLVDRFGLVVCEAVGRGAPVPAGIREALPLVPELMTASDRVARAAERACADATEAAVLAGREGQTLEAVVVDHLEKGMEVQLVDLPVLAKVTGDRAALGSAVTVRVEKVDLAAGSVVLTPA
- a CDS encoding alpha/beta hydrolase family protein — protein: MSILFPSIDGSPQNAQILHRCGAYPLVVLLHGECKAAQDTHYLAWANSPLAMQLARAGYVVVVPRLSGRAASEAEVALVRSVMRWVRTRWVHGGLVAAAPATVMVGHSRGSVLAGLVAADQGVQAYVSLSGDWHGSFGDPTEAQRAIAAPMLFVKDASEGDVDLGRFQELPLPRYRAVLTGGGHYDYLMPHSSPCAAQRGPCLETPSVAADLVTMFLGRWAPAAQAQGMAQQVPGNLVRGLGPLTVQQQFYAGAYLSSFGGPLGAGCGFQMTYQIPGHDQEAVSF
- a CDS encoding ZIP family metal transporter encodes the protein MWGLLAGGALVVGALVAWFVHVPQKVIAGIMAFGAGVLISALAFDLVDEAETTGGLVPTIGGFLGGAAVYVAANVLLARRGARHRKRSGEQQPSEDEQEGSGAAIAIGALLDGIPESVVLGLSLLGGGGVGVPVLAAIFISNLPEGLSSAAGMKSNGRSIRYVFGVWVGIAVASGLAGLLGVLLLDGAAPETIAVITAVAAGAILAMIADTMIPEAFERTHLYAGLLATLGFITAFTIGRA
- a CDS encoding cobalamin B12-binding domain-containing protein gives rise to the protein MTPDPATDLAAARELVMSATRELDGGTVRDLLLDALLASGVDATVTRVIMPVLKQVGDDWEAGRLGVVHEHFVSSAFRGVLGELRLPVQGAQARTVVLACPPKELHDLPLELFGAMLHARWWRVVSLGANSPMTAVGEAARFLKADACVLAGVRRSSFEARLPSLARLGRTVPLFIAGAGAAGLTEVPAGVTVLPDDLVEAAEIVDAAVRADADVPTIDHRSEPAVG
- a CDS encoding MBL fold metallo-hydrolase, which translates into the protein MRITHLGHACLLVEIADARVLIDPGTFADGFSDVRDLDAVVVTHQHPDHLDPERVGDLLRANAGARVLSDPGSVDVLAGLGVEAEAHRGPTTVGAVTLTPVGDTHALIHEDIPRIPNVGVRLDADGEPSVFHPGDALDGQPGSVDVLAFPLQAPWARSREMTAFLRRLDAPHAVPVHDGLLQPRGRALYLGQAAQLGGPNTRIHDLAGRGATEFRAGE